From Arachis stenosperma cultivar V10309 chromosome 2, arast.V10309.gnm1.PFL2, whole genome shotgun sequence, one genomic window encodes:
- the LOC130962451 gene encoding serine/threonine-protein phosphatase 7 long form homolog, translating into MDDPLNLLFVWAWERIPCIAPVPRHTLLPAEIPVAMRWSHSERTTVWLSKTVARFRHDIDYMEEFKWRPYDGLIIPDELHGHLEVCDIVTPLLSFECIKWHPMDQVMHQFGYAQPPPREARKIPMDQHCIALRGV; encoded by the exons ATGGATGACCCTCTTAATCTGTTGTTTGTTTGGGCATGGGAGCGAATTCCGTGTATTGCGCCCGTACCGAGACATACCCTTCTACCGGCTGAGATACCAGTTGCCATGAG GTGGAGTCATTCAGAACGGACCACAGTGTGGTTATCGAAGACCGTAGCGAGATTTAGGCATGATATAGACTACATGGAAGAA TTTAAGTGGCGGCCGTATGACGGATTGATCATACCCGACGAGTTACACGGACATCTTGAGGTGTGTGACATCGTTACTCCATTATTGTCGTTTGAGTGTATCAAATGGCACCCTATGGACCAAGTGATGCATCAGTTTGGGTATGCACAACCTCCCCCGCGAGAAGCAAGGAAAATTCCCATGGACCAGCATTGCATCGCTCTTCGCGGAGTGTAG
- the LOC130961050 gene encoding soluble inorganic pyrophosphatase 1, with protein MSEKGEAAKESRPAPRLNERILSSLSRRSVAAHPWHDLEIGPSAPQIVNCVVEIPKGSKVKYELDKKTGLIKVDRVLYSSVVYPHNYGFIPRTLCEDNDPLDVLVLMQEPVLPGCFLRAKAIGLMPMIDQGEKDDKIIAVCADDPEYKHYTDIKELPPHRLSEIRRFFEDYKKNENKEVAVNEFLPASAAVEAIQYSMDLYAEYIMQTLRR; from the exons ATGAGTGAGAAGGGTGAAGCAGCGAAAGAAAGCCGTCCGGCTCCACGCTTGAACGAAAGGATTTTGTCATCTTTGTCACGCAGATCAGTTGCTGCACACCCCTGGCATGATCTTGAAATTG GCCCTTCAGCCCCACAAATAGTCAACTGT GTAGTGGAAATCCCAAAAGGAAGCAAAGTCAAATATGAACTTGACAAAAAAACTGGATTAATTAAG GTTGATCGAGTTTTATATTCATCAGTTGTGTATCCTCATAACTACGGTTTCATTCCTCGTACTCTGTGTGAAGACAATGATCCTCTTGATGTCTTGGTCCTCATGCAG GAGCCAGTTCTTCCTGGTTGTTTTTTGAGAGCTAAGGCCATTGGATTAATGCCCATGATTGATCAG GGAGAGAAGGATGATAAAATCATTGCTGTATGTGCTGATGATCCGGAGTATAAGCACTACACCGACATCAAAGAACTTCCGCCTCACCGCCTCTCTGAGATCCGTCGCTTCTTCGAAGACT ACAAGAAGAATGAGAACAAGGAGGTGGCAGTTAATGAGTTTTTGCCGGCATCCGCGGCAGTTGAAGCCATCCAGTACTCAAt GGATCTCTATGCTGAGTACATTATGCAGACCTTGAGGAGATAA
- the LOC130960917 gene encoding protein LATE ELONGATED HYPOCOTYL-like isoform X2, translated as MMDAYSSGEEVVIKTRKPYTITKQRERWTEEEHNRFLEALKLHGRAWQRIEEHIGTKTAVQIRSHAQKFFTKLEKEAQAKGVPIGQALDIEIPPPRPKRKPSNPYPRKTSAGAASLHSGAKDGKLSSLESSHAKQALDLEKEPVPEELPCSSVSSANKSSISWSVPLQNSCGLREIIPSVKEVIAKDGTNKSFVTIELENRKLEIDDGKQTNGNSSLENSDTVKLVQNEKTDGLNCELTIDGIQGNHNYPRHVTVHVVDGKLGTSTANPSQDMVFQDSMFQPLGGINGQPNLFTNTTASNTSESQNNTERSSVHQSFLPYPPFIQNNQGDYQSFLQMSSTFSSLIVSTLLQNPAAHAAASFAATFWPCANSEASADSPTCSQGGFPPRHNGSPPSVAAIAAATVAAATAWWAAHGLLPLCAPLHTAFACPPTSMPAVPSMNTGEAPAPAPVQEPAPIPTSETEQEKNSLQNPPQQDQTLDPVCSEAQQAQQSPSKSPVDISSDSEESGDAKLHPSPSKATDQELNKEISEHIDSNKAKGRKPVDRSSCGSNTTSSSELETDALEKDEQGKEEPETADANNLAIDSSNRRSRSVSNLTDSWKEVSEEGRLAFQALFAREVLPQSFSPPPDLLNKDQEMDSIKDNKQTTDIKDEGQDSKKCSSIFEGIQKMMPCIENNEEEGLLTIGLGQGKLKTRRTGFKPYKRCSMEAKENRVGSTGNQGEEQGSKRIRLEGEAST; from the exons ATGATGGACGCGTACTCCTCTGGAGAGGAAGTGGTTATTAAG ACTAGGAAACCTTATACAATCACCAAGCAAAGAGAACGATGGACAGAGGAGGAGCATAACCGATTTCTAGAAGCTTTGAAGCTCCATGGGCGGGCATGGCAGCGAATAGAAG AGCATATTGGAACAAAAACTGCCGTGCAGATCAGGAGCCATGCGCAGAAGTTCTTTACAAAG ttGGAGAAAGAGGCCCAGGCAAAGGGTGTTCCAATTGGACAAGCTCTTGACATAGAAATCCCCCCTCCACGACCCAAAAGAAAACCGAGCAATCCTTATCCTCGGAAGACCAGTGCTGGTGCCGCATCATTGCATAGTGGAGCAAAGGATGGAAAACTCAGTTCTCTTGAATCTTCACATGCTAAACAAGCACTGGACTTGGAAAAGGAACCTGTTCCAGAG GAGTTACCATGTTCTTCGGTTTCTTCAGCAAACAAGAGTTCAATATCGTGGTCAGTGCCACTGCAAAATTCATGCGGCTTAAGGGAGATTATACCTTCAGTGAAAGAGGTAATAGCGAAAGATGGAACAAATAAATCTTTTGTTACTATTGAACTTGAAAATCGGAAGTTGGAGATAGATGATGGGAAGCAGACTAATGGAAACTCCAGTTTGGAGAATTCTGATACAGTGAAATTGGTTCAAAATGAAAAAACAGATGGTCTTAACTGTGAACTAACCATAGATGGGATACAAGGCAATCATAATTATCCGAGACATGTTACTGTGCACGTTGTTGATGGGAAACTCGGAACAAGTACTGCAAATCCATCCCAAGATATGGTGTTTCAAGATTCTATGTTTCAGCCACTAGGAGGGATTAATGGGCAACCTAATCTTTTCACCAATACAACCGCATCAAACACGAGCGAGAGCCAAAACAACACAGAGAGATCTTCTGTTCATCAATCATTTCTTCCTTACCCTCCCTTCATACAAAATAATCAAGGCGATTACCAATCATTTCTTCAAATGTCTTCCACATTTTCAAGTCTTATTGTGTCTACCTTGCTGCAAAACCCAGCAGCACATGCTGCCGCAAGTTTTGCAGCTACTTTCTGGCCCTGTGCAAATTCAGAAGCTTCAGCAGATTCTCCTACGTGCTCTCAAGGAGGTTTTCCACCCAGACATAATGGCTCTCCTCCAAGTGTGGCGGCTATTGCAGCCGCCACTGTAGCTGCTGCAACTGCATGGTGGGCTGCCCATGGACTGCTTCCTCTGTGTGCTCCACTCCATACTGCTTTTGCTTGTCCTCCAACATCAATGCCGGCAGTTCCATCAATGAATACTGGTGAAGCACCAGCACCAGCACCGGTACAAGAACCGGCACCAATACCAACATCAGAGACGGAACAAGAGAAGAATAGTCTGCAAAATCCTCCTCAGCAGGACCAGACACTTGATCCTGTATGCTCGGAAGCTCAACAAGCACAACAGTCACCTTCTAAGTCCCCAGTTGATATCTCATCAGATTCCGAGGAGAGTGGAGATGCCAAGTTACATCCTTCGCCGTCCAAGGCTACTGATCAAGAGTTGAACAAAGAAATATCCGAGCACATTGATTCCAACAAAGCAAAAGGTAGAAAACCAGTTGACCGATCCTCATGTGGTTCCAACACAACCTCTAGCAGCGAATTGGAGACTGATGCATTAGAGAAGGATGAGCAAGGGAAGGAAGAGCCTGAAACAGCTGATGCTAACAATttagccattgactctagtaaTCGTCGTAGTAGAAGTGTTAGCAACCTTACTGATTCTTGGAAAGAGGTCTCCGAGGAG GGGCGACTGGCCTTTCAGGCTCTCTTTGCCAGAGAGGTGTTGCCACAAAGCTTTTCGCCTCCGCCCGATTTGCTAAACAAGGATCAGGAAATGGACAGCATCAAGGATAACAAGCAAACCACAGATATCAAGGATGAAGGCCAAGACAGCAAgaaatgcagttctattttcgaGGGTATTCAGAAAATGATGCCATGTATAGAGAATAATGAGGAAGAGGGACTGCTAACCATAGGACTTGGACAAGGAAAGCTCAAGACTCGTCGGACTGGCTTCAAACCTTACAAAAGATGTTCAATGGAGGCCAAGGAGAACAGGGTTGGAAGCACAGGGAACCAAGGTGAAGAGCAAGGGTCAAAGAGAATACGCTTAGAAGGGGAGGCTTCAACTTGA
- the LOC130962452 gene encoding probably inactive receptor-like protein kinase At2g46850, protein MMHIIIGLELLVFLPFSCSLQPPNLLPNPCNETCGKLHVPFPFFVNSSCASISTSFNLSCSNSSNLFLKIDSQSYKVLEFFNDGLLVDFPGASSSSTCRMYNDLNSFGKSFEGKDEDQYGISLDNVVGLYDCDDSSVCKPDCETIELPGCDGSGNNLGCCYPLSDHSIWHSGEGFSVFSEFGCRGFSSWAVVRGSNSGKHGVKLEWGVPLKKNSSSMEKVCDLNAEMVNASSVQGAVRCVCQDGFIGDGFLNGSGCLQSCMKNGQEAYGDNCYIKKHDQRKMLIIVGILGPFLIVASLIALFYLLKKPATKPGMFDTEQAYYHSISFRKPNRTRLFSHHDLDKATKGFEEGQKLMSGPAGSIFAGVLGDGSHIAVQKLKCENEKDIIQVVSQIEILSNIVHRNMACVLGCCIESSYTPLVVYEYPANGTLEEHLNHEFKGNNGVGLDWYRRLIIATETAYILAFLHYENSPPIFHNNLKSSCIFLDDDLSVKIAGFGLLNSKFKYESHQFCKNDVYDMGLLLLEIISGSNSTHQKSPPTSALEKIRDGKLEEIVDPLLSYHEMAQLRRDQVQIVADLATRCVLFGGDGKIGMVDVVRELVHITKQSGGDANLDFLEETFSNSSLLQMISMSPDSIIIH, encoded by the exons ATGATGCATATTATTATTGGTTTAGAACTTCTTGTGTTCTTACCTTTTTCTTGTTCTCTCCAACCACCTAATTTGCTTCCAAATCCTTGCAATGAAACTTGTGGAAAACTCCATGTTCCTTTCCCATTCTTTGTCAACTCTTCTTGTGCCTCAATCTCAACTTCTTTCAACCTTTCTTGTTCAAACTCCTCTAACCTTTTCCTCAAAATTGATTCACAAAGTTACAAGGTTTTAGAGTTCTTCAATGATGGCTTGTTGGTGGACTTTCCAG GTGCGTCGTCGTCTTCGACTTGCCGAATGTACAATGACTTGAACTCATTTGGGAAAAGTTTTGAAGGAAAAGATGAAGATCAGTATGGAATCTCATTGGACAATGTTGTTGGACTCTAtgactgtgatgactcctcagTATGCAAACCAGATTGTGAAACAATTGAGCTTCCAGGGTGTGATGGAAGTGGCAACAACCTTGGATGCTGTTATCCACTGAGTGATCATAGCATATGGCACAGTGGTGAAGGGTTCTCAGTGTTCTCTGAATTTGGATGCAGAGGGTTCTCAAGTTGGGCTGTTGTTAGAGGATCTAATTCAGGAAAACATGGGGTGAAGTTGGAATGGGGTGTTCCTTTGAAGAAGAATTCATCATCAATGGAGAAAGTTTGTGATTTGAATGCAGAAATGGTGAATGCTAGTTCAGTTCAAGGTGCAGTTAGGTGTGTTTGTCAAGATGGATTTATTGGTGATGGTTTTCTTAATGGATCAGGATGCTTGCAAT CTTGTATGAAGAATGGACAGGAAGCATATGGAGACAACTGTTACATCaaaaaacatgatcaaaggaAAATGCTCATCATTGTAG GAATCTTGGGTCCATTTCTCATTGTTGCTTCATTGATTGCACTATTCTATCTTCTCAAAAAACCAGCAACAAAGCCAGGAATGTTTGACACAGAGCAGGCCTATTACCACAGCATTTCGTTCCGAAAACCGAATCGAACTCGCCTGTTCAGCCACCATGATCTAGACAAAGCCACCAAAGGTTTTGAAGAAGGACAGAAGCTTATGAGTGGACCAGCCGGGTCGATTTTCGCCGGAGTTCTCGGCGACGGATCCCACATAGCAGTTCAGAAGCTAAAATGTGAGAATGAGAAGGACATAATCCAAGTTGTGTCACAAATTGAGATTCTATCAAACATTGTGCATAGGAACATGGCTTGTGTTCTTGGATGTTGCATTGAATCTAGTTACACTCCTCTAGTGGTTTATGAGTACCCTGCTAATGGAACATTAGAGGAGCATTTGAATCATGAATTCAAAGGAAATAATGGAGTTGGTTTGGATTGGTATAGAAGATTGATCATAGCTACTGAAACAGCTTACATTCTTGCATTCTTGCACTATGAGAATTCCCCTCCAATTTTCCACAACAATCTGAAATCTAGCTGCATTTTCTTGGATGATGATCTCTCAGTCAAGATTGCAGGGTTCGGCCTACTCAATTCTAAATTCAAGTATGAATCTCATCAGTTTTGCAAGAATGATGTCTATGACATGGGATTGCTTCTACTTGAGATCATCTCAGGCTCAAACTCGACTCACCAGAAGTCTCCGCCTACGTCGGCTTTGGAGAAAATAAGGGATGGGAAGCTAGAAGAGATTGTTGATCCTCTCCTTTCGTACCACGAGATGGCGCAGCTCCGGCGAGATCAGGTGCAGATTGTGGCAGATCTTGCAACAAGGTGTGTGCTATTTGGTGGAGATGGAAAGATtggaatggttgatgttgtaaGAGAATTGGTGCACATAACAAAACAGAGTGGTGGTGATGCCAATTTGGATTTCTTGGAGGAAACATTCTCAAATTCAAGCCTTCTTCAAATGATTTCAATGTCTCCTGATTCTATCATTATTCATTGA
- the LOC130961048 gene encoding chloroplast stem-loop binding protein of 41 kDa b, chloroplastic — MARFMAVTPSQQNNQLSFSPLASSLSDFSGTKLHYSHINFKRKQWQPKSASFYVSASTTKKILIMGGTRFIGVFLSRLLVKEGHQVTLFTRGKAPVTQQLPGESDSDYVDFSSKILHLKGDRQDFEFVKSSLSAKGFDVVYDINGREAVEVEPILDALPNLEQFIYCSSAGVYLKSDLLPHAEVDAVDPKSRHKGKLETESLLQSRGVNWTSIRPVYIYGPLNYNPVEEWFFHRLKAGRPIPIPSSGLQITQLGHVKDLARAFVQVLGNDKASKEIFNISGDKYVTFDGLARACAKAGGFPEPELIHYNPKDYDFGKKKAFPFRDQHFFASTEKSKSVLGFENEFDLVGGLADSYNLDFGRGTYRKEADFSTDDIILGKTLVSV; from the exons ATGGCAAGGTTTATGGCAGTTACACCTTCCCAACAGAATAACCAACTCTCCTTCTCCCCCTTAGCTTCCTCTCTTTCTGATTTCTCTGGAACCAAGCTCCACTACTCTCATATTAACTTCAAGAGAAAACAATGGCAGCCAAAATCAGCTTCCTTCTATGTATCAGCATCAACCACCAAGAAGATTCTAATCATGGGAGGTACAAGGTTCATTGGTGTGTTCTTGTCTAGGCTCCTTGTCAAAGAGGGCCACCAAGTCACATTGTTCACAAGAGGAAAAGCTCCTGTCACTCAACAATTACCTGGTGAATCTGATTCTGATTATGTCGATTTCTCTTCCAAG ATACTGCACTTGAAAGGAGATAGGCAAGACTTTGAATTTGTAAAATCTAGTCTCTCAGCAAAAGGCTTTGATGTTGTCTATGACATTAATG GAAGAGAGGCAGTTGAAGTAGAGCCTATTCTCGACGCGCTCCCAAACCTCGAACA GTTCATTTACTGCTCTTCTGCTGGTGTCTATCTCAAATCTGATCTATTGCCTCATGCCGAG GTTGATGCAGTGGATCCAAAGAGCAGGCATAAGGGAAAGCTTGAGACAGAGAGCTTGCTGCAATCAAGAGGTGTTAACTGGACTTCAATAAGGCCGGTCTACATTTATGGACCGTTGAACTACAACCCTGTCGAGGAGTGGTTCTTCCACCGGTTGAAAGCCGGCCGCCCCATTCCGATTCCCAGCTCAGGACTTCAGATAACACAGCTTGGTCATGTTAAG GATTTGGCAAGAGCTTTTGTTCAAGTTCTTGGTAATGATAAAGCCAGCAAGGAAATATTCAACATCTCAGGAGACAAGTATGTAACTTTTGATGGCCTAGCAAGGGCATGTGCGAAG GCTGGTGGTTTTCCTGAGCCAGAGTTGATTCACTACAACCCTAAAGACTATGATTTTGGGAAGAAGAAAGCATTCCCATTCCGTGACCAGCATTTCTTTGCATCAACAGAGAAGTCAAAGAGTGTGCTTGGGTTTGAGAATGAGTTTGATCTTGTAGGAGGCCTTGCAGACTCTTACAACCTTGACTTCGGCCGAGGAACCTATCGAAAAGAGGCCGATTTTTCGACAGATGACATCATTCTCGGCAAGACTCTTGTTAGTGTATAA
- the LOC130960917 gene encoding protein LATE ELONGATED HYPOCOTYL-like isoform X1 has translation MMDAYSSGEEVVIKTRKPYTITKQRERWTEEEHNRFLEALKLHGRAWQRIEEHIGTKTAVQIRSHAQKFFTKLEKEAQAKGVPIGQALDIEIPPPRPKRKPSNPYPRKTSAGAASLHSGAKDGKLSSLESSHAKQALDLEKEPVPEKHNGDKVSHVKENKDENCSKVFALLQELPCSSVSSANKSSISWSVPLQNSCGLREIIPSVKEVIAKDGTNKSFVTIELENRKLEIDDGKQTNGNSSLENSDTVKLVQNEKTDGLNCELTIDGIQGNHNYPRHVTVHVVDGKLGTSTANPSQDMVFQDSMFQPLGGINGQPNLFTNTTASNTSESQNNTERSSVHQSFLPYPPFIQNNQGDYQSFLQMSSTFSSLIVSTLLQNPAAHAAASFAATFWPCANSEASADSPTCSQGGFPPRHNGSPPSVAAIAAATVAAATAWWAAHGLLPLCAPLHTAFACPPTSMPAVPSMNTGEAPAPAPVQEPAPIPTSETEQEKNSLQNPPQQDQTLDPVCSEAQQAQQSPSKSPVDISSDSEESGDAKLHPSPSKATDQELNKEISEHIDSNKAKGRKPVDRSSCGSNTTSSSELETDALEKDEQGKEEPETADANNLAIDSSNRRSRSVSNLTDSWKEVSEEGRLAFQALFAREVLPQSFSPPPDLLNKDQEMDSIKDNKQTTDIKDEGQDSKKCSSIFEGIQKMMPCIENNEEEGLLTIGLGQGKLKTRRTGFKPYKRCSMEAKENRVGSTGNQGEEQGSKRIRLEGEAST, from the exons ATGATGGACGCGTACTCCTCTGGAGAGGAAGTGGTTATTAAG ACTAGGAAACCTTATACAATCACCAAGCAAAGAGAACGATGGACAGAGGAGGAGCATAACCGATTTCTAGAAGCTTTGAAGCTCCATGGGCGGGCATGGCAGCGAATAGAAG AGCATATTGGAACAAAAACTGCCGTGCAGATCAGGAGCCATGCGCAGAAGTTCTTTACAAAG ttGGAGAAAGAGGCCCAGGCAAAGGGTGTTCCAATTGGACAAGCTCTTGACATAGAAATCCCCCCTCCACGACCCAAAAGAAAACCGAGCAATCCTTATCCTCGGAAGACCAGTGCTGGTGCCGCATCATTGCATAGTGGAGCAAAGGATGGAAAACTCAGTTCTCTTGAATCTTCACATGCTAAACAAGCACTGGACTTGGAAAAGGAACCTGTTCCAGAG AAACATAATGGAGACAAAGTGTCACatgtaaaagaaaataaggatgaGAACTGCTCTAAAGTATTTGCTCTTCTCCAGGAGTTACCATGTTCTTCGGTTTCTTCAGCAAACAAGAGTTCAATATCGTGGTCAGTGCCACTGCAAAATTCATGCGGCTTAAGGGAGATTATACCTTCAGTGAAAGAGGTAATAGCGAAAGATGGAACAAATAAATCTTTTGTTACTATTGAACTTGAAAATCGGAAGTTGGAGATAGATGATGGGAAGCAGACTAATGGAAACTCCAGTTTGGAGAATTCTGATACAGTGAAATTGGTTCAAAATGAAAAAACAGATGGTCTTAACTGTGAACTAACCATAGATGGGATACAAGGCAATCATAATTATCCGAGACATGTTACTGTGCACGTTGTTGATGGGAAACTCGGAACAAGTACTGCAAATCCATCCCAAGATATGGTGTTTCAAGATTCTATGTTTCAGCCACTAGGAGGGATTAATGGGCAACCTAATCTTTTCACCAATACAACCGCATCAAACACGAGCGAGAGCCAAAACAACACAGAGAGATCTTCTGTTCATCAATCATTTCTTCCTTACCCTCCCTTCATACAAAATAATCAAGGCGATTACCAATCATTTCTTCAAATGTCTTCCACATTTTCAAGTCTTATTGTGTCTACCTTGCTGCAAAACCCAGCAGCACATGCTGCCGCAAGTTTTGCAGCTACTTTCTGGCCCTGTGCAAATTCAGAAGCTTCAGCAGATTCTCCTACGTGCTCTCAAGGAGGTTTTCCACCCAGACATAATGGCTCTCCTCCAAGTGTGGCGGCTATTGCAGCCGCCACTGTAGCTGCTGCAACTGCATGGTGGGCTGCCCATGGACTGCTTCCTCTGTGTGCTCCACTCCATACTGCTTTTGCTTGTCCTCCAACATCAATGCCGGCAGTTCCATCAATGAATACTGGTGAAGCACCAGCACCAGCACCGGTACAAGAACCGGCACCAATACCAACATCAGAGACGGAACAAGAGAAGAATAGTCTGCAAAATCCTCCTCAGCAGGACCAGACACTTGATCCTGTATGCTCGGAAGCTCAACAAGCACAACAGTCACCTTCTAAGTCCCCAGTTGATATCTCATCAGATTCCGAGGAGAGTGGAGATGCCAAGTTACATCCTTCGCCGTCCAAGGCTACTGATCAAGAGTTGAACAAAGAAATATCCGAGCACATTGATTCCAACAAAGCAAAAGGTAGAAAACCAGTTGACCGATCCTCATGTGGTTCCAACACAACCTCTAGCAGCGAATTGGAGACTGATGCATTAGAGAAGGATGAGCAAGGGAAGGAAGAGCCTGAAACAGCTGATGCTAACAATttagccattgactctagtaaTCGTCGTAGTAGAAGTGTTAGCAACCTTACTGATTCTTGGAAAGAGGTCTCCGAGGAG GGGCGACTGGCCTTTCAGGCTCTCTTTGCCAGAGAGGTGTTGCCACAAAGCTTTTCGCCTCCGCCCGATTTGCTAAACAAGGATCAGGAAATGGACAGCATCAAGGATAACAAGCAAACCACAGATATCAAGGATGAAGGCCAAGACAGCAAgaaatgcagttctattttcgaGGGTATTCAGAAAATGATGCCATGTATAGAGAATAATGAGGAAGAGGGACTGCTAACCATAGGACTTGGACAAGGAAAGCTCAAGACTCGTCGGACTGGCTTCAAACCTTACAAAAGATGTTCAATGGAGGCCAAGGAGAACAGGGTTGGAAGCACAGGGAACCAAGGTGAAGAGCAAGGGTCAAAGAGAATACGCTTAGAAGGGGAGGCTTCAACTTGA